The Triticum urartu cultivar G1812 chromosome 6, Tu2.1, whole genome shotgun sequence genome includes the window TCTCTTTGCTGTGCGGTCTGTCGGCGGTCCTCGGCTTTGCAAATGCGACGGCAAGGTGTTGTGGTGGCGGCAGTGCGAAGCTATTTGGACGGGCTGCCCAATTTCTTCGAGGTGCGGAGATGTGCGACGATTGGATGAAAATCTTGCACGGCTTTTGTCGGGCCGGCGACGATGGCACCCGTGGGTGTCGTTCCCCTTCTTGGAGGCGTCGTCGAGGTGTGTTCGGCATTTCCCTTGCTCATGTGGAGTTGGTTGTTGTCTCCGGGCGAAAGCCTCGATTCGATAGGATCGACATGACGGCGGCGTCCTTGACGTCGCTCCTCTGTTGGGAGCATCATGTTTGGAGACACGGCTTGGTTCCTCATTGCTTTCCTCCGGTGTTTGTCGTGGTCCTTTTTTGATCTTCGGCGGCGCTATGTACGACCGTCATTGGTGTGTCCAAGACGGTGTCTTTCTCGGAGCTGATCAAGTTCTGCCATTCACTTGTCATCTCCTCTTAGGCATACATAGTGGATGGTGCGTTGACAAGTGAAGTTCGGTGAGAGATCGTGGTCTTCGGAGGTGCCCGGCGTTGGTCGAGACGCGGTGTTGTTTTCAGTTAGGACAAACGCGTTTGCTTTATAGTTTTGTTTAGCTGTTGGTGGTTGTATTGGTCTTACCGGAGTGTGTTTGTTCATGCTACGCTCATTGTTCGCAATGGGCGGTAGTATTCTTGTACTTACAATTCTGCTTTCTATAAAGCTAAGATACACCTAGACGTATTCTCGAAAAAAAAAGTTTGTCTCAAAAAAGAAAAATGCAACTCAAGTATAGCAGCATTGTTATGAATACCTTGCGTTGTGAAGAGGAACCACTTGAACATCGTAAAACACATGGTGCATTTCAccagcaaaataaaataaaacacaTGGCGCATTTCActagcaaaataaaataaaacacaTGATGCATTTCACccgcaaaataaaataaaacacaTGGTGCATTTCTGTCGTTTCCGTTCTGGATCCACCACTTTTGCGGGGAGGAGTGCTCCGTACTTCCGCACCCAACAGCGGCCTATATACATATATAGTACATTATACATGGATGCCGAGCTCCAAAAGGCATTTTCGATTATACATGCATCTTGTTGCTAGATTAGATCAGGAATAACGGATCCGTATAATAAAACGTTGTTGACCTACATGGAGTAAACTGCCAGCCTAGGAACGTAAGTAGGTTCGTTGAAGTAACCCGTGACGAGACCTCGGGGAGATATGTCAACGCGAGTATTAACCCTTACGTGCCCCGCTCCGGCTGCAACTCCCAAATGTTGCACTCCACCATCGATCTTGCTTTTTTTTAGCATACACAAGCGCttatatacacgcgcatacactcatccctatgaacatatcatcttgagatttacgaagttaTCGTAAACGCCTCATAATGCGAGCatcaggatttgaaccctgatgggTTAAGGATACCACTGTCCACTTAACCATCTCAACCACAGATTGATTCGCAGCAGAGGCGATCTTTCCACGCCCTACACGTATGCTTTCAACTGGGCCTGTGTGTGGGCTGTGGCAACGACGTCGAGACTCGAGGCAGGGCAGATCTGCCTGCTGGTCGATGCCGCGTCCCGTTGTCGCCTTGTCAGCCCAAGTCCACGCATCGCCTTGGCCTGCGTGAGGCCGAAGCAATGGTTGAGTAGTTAGCAGGGGTAGGAGGAGTGGGAGCGATCAGCGATGCCACGAATTATTACGTCGGAGCTGATATGTCAATGCCCCGTACAGGGGACGAAAAGCGGGGCATAATTGCTGAATTATTGTTCTTCGCCTGCCGGTGGTTCGTGTTCATCTTCGTGTAGCCTGCCCTACATCTGCCTGCGTGTCTGAATCTTGCTGGTTCTGATGGGCCGAACGGTACTAATGCATCAAATCAAATCAGGTTGGTTTAATCAGCGGCTTGGACATGGAAATGGACTTGACTGCTGTTGATATTTCGTTGCATTTGGGGGGAAATTTGACAGTACGGTGTTTGTCGTGGGGTCAGTGAGCTGAGGATGGGACACGCCCCCCGTGTGCCGGCGACACTCACGGGACTGCGGCTCTGCTCACATGTGTTCGTTTGGATTCTAGACTGGCGGGCAGCAGGTATGTTAATGTTTGTTGCTTTGCAGAGATAAGATGCTGAATGTCAGGTTAATTTCACACAAAAAAGATTAAAGCTGTCACACCCGTCCGAATGGTTTCAGTCACGATTGTTAGCATGCTGCGAAGCGAAAATACTACTCCTCTGCAAAGTAAGTAATGATCTAAAccctcttatatttctttatggaGAAATTACAGTCCAGTTTTGGTTTTAGAGCAAGAAAATATGGATTTACAGTAGGCTGCTTGATAAGTTATGCTCCATTTTGTCATGGGCGCGAAAATTCAGAAAAAGAAACAGGTCTTGATCGCCCTATTTTGTGCGCGAAAAATACATAAACAAGGAGGAGAAAATGGCCCTCCGCAGCGGCGAACAGCAGCCACAGCATGGCAAAAGCCGCCTGCAACTACAGTAGTGGATAGCAGAAACAACAAAGGGGAGCTCGTTTCTTTAATGTGACACACATCTGGCCATGTGCGATGGAATCTCGGCACCGCTTCTGCTTTGCTCAACTCCTAACGACCCGCTAATACTACTTTTTGATTATGTTCTATGCCCAACAGAAAGGCAAAAGAACACAACAGCTCAAAAGGCACCCAAAGTAGCACAGTCCAGCCACGAACCCACAGTTTACAAATAGTTTAACCTGACAGCGGCAGCACTTGTTTTTACTCCTCAACTTTTCCACACATAGCAGATGGTGAAAGTATTTCAGATGAACTTTTGCACACATAGCAGATGGTGAAAGTATTTCAGATGAATGCAGCTCTTGCATTCTAGTCAGGTCACCTCTCGTTCTTCATCTGTTTCACACAATCTCCAAAATTTCACCGGAAAAAATTGCACAAGCTGATGGAGGAGGAGCGGAGGAGGATTAACCAGCACAAGTTTAACCCTCATAGTTAAGGAACAGGAACGAATCAAGAGCACTGTACACATACATCTACTACGAGTAGCATTTAGCAGGAGGTGATCAAAACCCAACCTTATAATTAGTAAAGTGATTAACCATCACCGACGGCGCCATCATCTACTAGACCACTAGCGGTAACTCAGTAGACCTCCTCGGGGATGCTCTGGAGGCCGGGCTCCCACTCCCCGCTCGCCTGCATCCGCCTCGTCTCCTCCGCCGCCCTGCGCATGCTGCGCCGCCGGAGCGACTGCAGCCTCTGCTCGGCGTCCgtgccgccgcccgccgcgcgcTGGCGGCTGCGGCGATCAGCAGACGCCGCAGcggccgccacctcgccgccggtGCCGAGGGCGGCCACCATCTTCTTGAGCTCGCGCTTGCTGACCACGATCTTGACGCGCACCGCGCCGCCCACCTCCTCCCGGGACAGGACGCGCCCCCCGTGGTGCAGGTGCTCGAGCGCCTCCGCGGCCGCCTTGGACTGGTGCCGCCCGGCCACCGCGTCCCTGGGGAAGAAGCACCTGGTCGCCATCGATCTCGCCGCGACGCGATGCGATcgttggccgccgccgccgccgcccgcaagCAAACGAGCCCCGGTGCGGTGTCTGTCCGCCGGCGGGCAAGCAGTGGTACCGCTCAGTCCTTGCTCCTCC containing:
- the LOC125514038 gene encoding uncharacterized protein LOC125514038; amino-acid sequence: MATRCFFPRDAVAGRHQSKAAAEALEHLHHGGRVLSREEVGGAVRVKIVVSKRELKKMVAALGTGGEVAAAAASADRRSRQRAAGGGTDAEQRLQSLRRRSMRRAAEETRRMQASGEWEPGLQSIPEEVY